In the genome of Anabaena cylindrica PCC 7122, the window AAACTGAAAACGGTAATGGCGACTTTTTTGGTTAATTTGGGTTTGCTGCGGAGGTTTGCCCATTTTAACGCCCGTTGCGCGACGATTTCTACTCGATCTTGGAGAGCGATCGCTTTCCCGGTTGTCCCATCTTTACCTGATAAGATAATCGGTTCAATTGCCCCGTCAAGTTCAGGTATAGCAATCTGTAAAGCCACTTGAATGGGATGTAACCCCAAATCGCTATCTAGCCATTCTTCCGTAGTTTGGAAGACCAAAGGCAACGCCACCATGTAAGGACGATTTAACCGTTTTAATGCTTCAATAGCTTTCGGATGATCTTGTCTAGCGGGGCCACCCACTAAAGCAAAACCAGTTAAAGATACAACTGCATCTACTAATTGTAAGTTTGTTGTAGGTTCATAAAAGTAAGCTTCTATTGGTTTAGAGAAATCCAAACCACCAGCAAACACAGGCAGAACTCTTGCCCCTAGTGATTCCAATTCCTGAACAATTGCCACATAATGGGCATCATCGCCAGTAACTAGGTGAGTCCGTTGTAAAACCAAACCTACACATGGTGCAAGAGGATCTTTGAGGTTTTTGGAGATGTCTTTGCGGACAGAATACCAGTTCAGATATTCTCGCACATCCTCGAACATACTCGGCGCTAAGGGATGCCAAATCCCCATGTCAGGATAAACAACGGGTGCTTGATAGTCAGCAGCGACGAAGTTTTGTCTGTCTTCGCCTTTTAATACATATTTATCAGCCAGCATCAGTAAAAAGTTTTCTAGGTTTTCCGCTGAACCACCTAGCCAATACTGAAAACTGAGCATGAAGTTTCTTGCATCTTGTGCTTTTTCCATTGGGAGGAATTTTAGCACTTGGGGTAGTGTCCGCAGCAGTTTCAGCATTCCATCTTGGAAGCCTGCACCGGATTTTTCTTTGCGTTTCCGCATGAACTGAGCGATGACACTTTTTGATTGTCCTAACTGTGCCAAAGAAAAGCTGCCCATTTTATTCAGGCGCATAACTTCGGGCATGGAAGGAAATACAACCGCTACATCTAAATTATCACGATGGGGTTCAACAGCCGCTACTACTTTTTGGGCTAAGTCTTCAATAAAAATCAGAGAAGCAATGAATATATTTGCACTTGCCATATCCCGCTTAAATAGCTCATAGTTCTCAGAACCACGCAGTTCTTCAATCAAGTAACCACTGATTTCAATCGCTAGACTAGGATGATTGGCGTTAATTTCCCGTACCGCTTCCGACAATGAACTCTGGTATTGGGACTCAAGTACGACATAGACAACTTTGATTAAATTACGTCCCCGTAAATCGTCAGGTGCAATATGTCTAATAGTGGACTTGACCTGGGTAAACATTCAAATAAGCTCCTTTCAAGCGTGTTCTCCGAAATTCATCACGGCTAATGTCACCGCTTGTAATTTCAATTATTTTCGGCAATAAGAGTTTTTTATCAGAAAACTCTTATCCTGTGGGGGTTTTGTCCTATATCTGACACAAAATGATATAGAAAACGTGATTATTTTTAATGAATCTTAACAAATAACTAAGATTTCCTCATGTTTTTGTAAATTCTGTTTACATTGATATTATGTTATTTAACTATATAGTTGATTAATGTAAATAAAAATAGTATGAATTTGTACTTAAACTAACCACAGTGACACTGAGAAAACAGAGAAAAGTGGTAGAGCTTTGTGTATGTCTTTATTTTCTCTGTTAGAGAACTCGATAAAAAGAAATGCCCAAAGTCATTCTGATAGCCCAGTGTGACATATGAATCCTACGGAACGAAATTTAGTATATAGCCTTTCCCACTCTAGTTAGATACAAAATTACCCCTCCCCAACCCTCCCCTTACCAAGGGGAGGGTGCGCGACAGCGCGGGTGGGGTGTATTTCATGAGCTTGGGAATTGCTATATCCCTTCGGGACACTTTGTGAAACCGAAGCGTGCCATAGGCTATAAAATTCTCTAAAATGCTTCTTTTTGTTTCGTTACACATAGCTTACGCCAAGCGCTGCGAAGTGCATGACAAGATAGGATCAATCATTGTGTAGAGTTCTCTTAAATACTCCATATAAAAAATCGGATTAATCATATAAAATAGGATATGAGATAGTTAAAATTTCTCCCTGAACATTCAATGAGGATATGACAATGAATGCTTTAACTGTCAATTTGAAATCATTAATAGAAATGACTGATGAGCAGTTTTTTGAGCTATGTCAAAACAACCGAGAATTGAGATTTGAAAGAAATGCCAATGGAGAGTTAATAATTATGCCACCAACGGGAGGAGAGACGGGAAATCGTAATGCGGGTATTACTGCTCAACTTTGGATTTGGAATGAGCAAAATAAGGAGGGTATAGTTTTTGATTCTTCTACTTGTTTTAAGTTACCAAATGGTGCAGATCGTTCTCCTGATGCTTCTTGGATCAAGTTAGAAAGATGGAATGCTTTAACTGATGAAGAAAAACAAAAGTTTCCTCCTATTTGTCCTGATTTTGTGATTGAGTTACTTTCTCCTAGTGATAGTTTGAAGACTACACAGGAAAAGATGAAGGAATATATAGATAATGGTGTGCGTTTGGGTATATTAATTAATCGGAAATCTCGTCAAGTGGAGATTTATAGACCTGGTAAGGAGGTTGAGGTTTTTGATTCTCCTGCTACGGTTTTAGGGGAAGATGTTTTAAAGGGTTTTGTTTTGAATTTGGGGATGATTTGGTAAAATTATATAGGTATTTATTTAACCAGGTAAATATGGTTGTTTAATGGGTGTGCAGGAGGGTAGGGGTTTGTATGAAAATGAACCACGAAGAAGTGAAGGACACGAAGGAAGAAGAGTTTTAGAGAGATTGTGTGTAAGTTTTAACTGAAAATAGCGGCTTATACTTATACAGGTGTATTACCCCAATCTGTCCAATCTATTTCATCTGATTTGGTAGTAGTCTGATCTGATGTATTTGAGTTATTTGAATTTTCTCGCAAAACTGCTTTTAATGAATCTCTTCGTATTTGTTCTCTTATTAATCTACTCCTAGATTTTGAGTCAGATGGATTTGCACTTTGCTGTTTAAACTCATACTCTTCATAAATATCAATCCATTCTTGTATAAACAGTAAAGTACGCCAGCCAATATTAGCAGATGTAGACAATCTTCTTCCTAAATTTGCAATCTCATAAGATTCTTCATCCTTATGTGGCATTATAATGTGTTTTCTCAAGATTTTTAACCTTTCATTATGGGGGTAATTAGAATAGCATTTATGTATTTTATTCATTTGAGAAAAAGCAGATAAAAGAAGTTTTATATTGAATCTTCTTCCATTCCATCCATGATTTAATAAATGTGTATATATATTAGGTATTTGATAATCTACATTTTCTAAAGCTTTTTGTGCTTCTTCCTTGGTTTCGTATGCGTCTAGATGTAAAATTGATATTTCATTTGGACTAATATCTTGATAATTTGCGATTATTAAAGGTGTTGTAATCACCCCAGATATAACTTCTTGGTTCTGATCATTTAAATAAGCATAATATTGAACTAAATGCTGTGCTTCATTCTTTCTAAGTTTCTTAACTATCTTGTTGTCATTAAAATCAGGAGATTCAGATTTTTGCTGGCTAAACTTATTTCTGTTATTCTGTTTTGTTTGATCTGTATCAAATATTTCAGAGAATACATTATGATTAGTATCATTTGTCATCCCATCCCATAACTGCAAATATTTAGATGTGTCATTAAAAAAATCTAGGAGTTTAATTTTTGTACCAACCCAACCTAAATTAATGAGATGAAGATAGGCAAAATCCATTCTTTTTACTGTTCCAGCATCTTGCACTTCTTGAAATGTCTGTCTATCACGTAAATAATCATAATTTTTGATTACTCCTCCTCCTGATTTAAGCCATGCTTGCTGTTCTGCATTTTCAGCATCTTCTCTACTCCGAAAGGGTAAAGTATATAGAATCCATATCTTTCCTTCTTCTGCTTCTTCGCAAGTTGATCTAACTTCTCCTTCATAGTGTTGTTTCATTCTTTGGGTTAGATTTGATGTCATTCCCCAGTAAATAGCATCTAACTTTTCTAAATATAAACAGTATATAAAGTGAACTGTACTTACTCTTTTAACGGGTGGTAAATTCCTCAAGTCTTTACCAGAATCAGTAGTAGTTTGTAACTGTTTCTGTTTAGATAATGGATGATAAGCAGTTATTAAATTTAAATCAATTTCATCTATAAGAACGGCGTTAATATTTGTATTAATATTATCGATCTGATTAGACTTTGCTATACTATTTTGCTTTAATAAAATACGTAAACTTTTAGCTTCATCCTTACCCTTCTCTGTATTAGTTATTACCTCAAAAGTCACACGTGTTCCTTCCAGTAAATCAATAGGGTAAAAATTATTTGTTTCAGATAAATATTCCCATTGGATAGAGTTTGGATCTTTACTACTACTCCAAATAGATAAATTAGGATTTAATTTCTCTGCTTCAATAACACTTTCTTCTAATCCTAATCTCTCAGCTAATTCTGCTAATGTATAACCAGTATTATCTTTATTTATATAAACTTCATTACCGTTATCTCTGGTAATAAAACCAAAGTTCATTTTCTTATTATTTCTGTTTTTTCCAAAGAATTTGATTAAACCTGTGTGTCTCATAAAATAAATATCCTCTGACAAATAAAGTTTGTGTTAATTATTCCAGAATTATTGTTTTTATAAATTTTCTATTACGCGCTCTTGTATGCGCTCTTGATTTTGTTGCTGGTTGTTTTTCCAAATTAGATGGTGTTTCTTCTGTGAGATAAATATCTTTATTATCCCAAGATTGTAAATAAACTGGTATTCTTTTGAGAAAATACCTCAATGCTATTTGATGTCCATCCCATCCTAAATCCAGAAGATAACGGTAAGCAGATATCATATTTGTTACTGTACCAGCATAAGAAAACAAAGTTCCAGAACCATAGCCAGATTTTTGCCAAGCAATTTTTTCACTAGCTTCTGCTTCTTCTCTAGTTTTAAAAGCTACTGTATATAAGATATTAATGTTTTTACGCTCATCTGGTGATGTTGAATGTACATCTCCCTCAAAATGCTGTTTCATTCTTTCTTCTAAGTTTGATGTCATTCCCCAGTAAATAGCATCATTATATCTAATACTTTCTTCAGTCCCATGCTCAAAAGTCATTAAATAATCAAGTCGCAAGCAGTATAAAAAATACCTAGCAGTTTTTCTTTTAATTCTTGCTAATTTATTCATTCACTTATAACAAATGGTGAAAACCATTATATTTTACAAAATCTATATTTAAGACCGTAAAATTACATATAGTGTTATAGCCTTAATAATCCGTAACTTGTGGCACAATCATAATGTAAATTTTAGAAGTATCGCCAAATTAAACTTGCCATGAACATAGCAACATTTGAAGCGTCTGTCTCGTACAATGACATGGTTGGCTCTGTATCAGTTGATAATGCTGATCAATCTTCAATATATCACTGGCTTGATAAACGCAATCTGAGAAACTCACGAGATGAGCTAGTATTTGGGATAACACTATCTTTCGGGGAGAATCGCGGAGAGGAGATTGTCAACCCAGTCAACGTAGTGTTCTTGCTCATTACAGGCGAAAATATAGCTACGCTAACAAAAAAGATTAATGGTGGCCAAGTACCACTACAGGTAAGGCGCATTGAAACAGTAATGACATTTGGTGAATTTTTCAGCTTATTCAAACAATTTAGTCTTACACTCTCGCCGAATCAGAACAAGCATACAACTAAAGGAATTGAATTCAAAGGAATACTAGAGGGGGTGAAGTATCAGTATGAAGATTGAGCCATTGTTTTCATGTTAGCTCCTTACAATAGTTTAGGATGTTGGTTGGGAGAGCGATCGCTTAAAATTGGGGTAGTTATGAGCGATCGCTGTTTGGGAATAAGTTGGGAGAGTGATCGCTGTTTGGGGATCTTGGGGTGCGATCGCCCCTGAGTTTAAATAAAATAGAATCAGATAACCACAAAACCGCACTATGACTTCACGACTCGAAAATGCGATCGCTGCTATCCAACAGCTATCATCTACAGAACGTCAACAACTGTTGCAAATCTTTACCCAAAGCAATTCATCCTTAAACTCTCAAACGGATCTTAAAAATCTCAGTCATCAGTTTTGGCAAGATACCACACTCAAGGAACTCCTAGCCACACAGACCCCTATCACCGTACATAACCTCAAACATCTCGCTGTTGACTTTTGGCCTGAAGAAGACTCCATCGAAGATTTTCTCATTTTCCTACGACAACAACGCCAAGAAGTGATCTAACCAAACACCATGAGTTTTTACCTCATTGATACTGATATCGCTTCTTTCATCTTCAAAGGTAGTGATTATGCCGACCCTTACTTACCATATTTAACTGATCAACAATTAGCAATGTCATTCATGACCGTAGCTGAACTGTTTCAGTGGGCAATTTTGCGTCAATGGGGAGATCGCCGTTTCACACAACTAGAACAATACCTATCTAACTACTTAATTATTCCAGTTGATCAATCACTTTGTCGAGAATGGGCTTATATTCGTGCCAAGCGACAAAGCGCAGGAAGACCAATATCTCCACAAGATGCTTGGATTGCTGCAACGGCTTTACGCTAGTTACTCACAACATCAAAGACTTCTTGGATATTCCCAATCTACGGCTTATTATTCCTTCATCCTAATGGTGAAGATCATTGGGTGATTTTATTAGTTAGGAGAATGAGCGATCTCACTCCAGGCATAAGTTTTAGAATAGTGATTGCTGTTTGGGAATGAGGATTAAAAAATTAATTTATTGAACGATA includes:
- a CDS encoding Uma2 family endonuclease, with the translated sequence MNALTVNLKSLIEMTDEQFFELCQNNRELRFERNANGELIIMPPTGGETGNRNAGITAQLWIWNEQNKEGIVFDSSTCFKLPNGADRSPDASWIKLERWNALTDEEKQKFPPICPDFVIELLSPSDSLKTTQEKMKEYIDNGVRLGILINRKSRQVEIYRPGKEVEVFDSPATVLGEDVLKGFVLNLGMIW
- a CDS encoding GIY-YIG nuclease family protein, with amino-acid sequence MRHTGLIKFFGKNRNNKKMNFGFITRDNGNEVYINKDNTGYTLAELAERLGLEESVIEAEKLNPNLSIWSSSKDPNSIQWEYLSETNNFYPIDLLEGTRVTFEVITNTEKGKDEAKSLRILLKQNSIAKSNQIDNINTNINAVLIDEIDLNLITAYHPLSKQKQLQTTTDSGKDLRNLPPVKRVSTVHFIYCLYLEKLDAIYWGMTSNLTQRMKQHYEGEVRSTCEEAEEGKIWILYTLPFRSREDAENAEQQAWLKSGGGVIKNYDYLRDRQTFQEVQDAGTVKRMDFAYLHLINLGWVGTKIKLLDFFNDTSKYLQLWDGMTNDTNHNVFSEIFDTDQTKQNNRNKFSQQKSESPDFNDNKIVKKLRKNEAQHLVQYYAYLNDQNQEVISGVITTPLIIANYQDISPNEISILHLDAYETKEEAQKALENVDYQIPNIYTHLLNHGWNGRRFNIKLLLSAFSQMNKIHKCYSNYPHNERLKILRKHIIMPHKDEESYEIANLGRRLSTSANIGWRTLLFIQEWIDIYEEYEFKQQSANPSDSKSRSRLIREQIRRDSLKAVLRENSNNSNTSDQTTTKSDEIDWTDWGNTPV
- a CDS encoding GIY-YIG nuclease family protein: MNKLARIKRKTARYFLYCLRLDYLMTFEHGTEESIRYNDAIYWGMTSNLEERMKQHFEGDVHSTSPDERKNINILYTVAFKTREEAEASEKIAWQKSGYGSGTLFSYAGTVTNMISAYRYLLDLGWDGHQIALRYFLKRIPVYLQSWDNKDIYLTEETPSNLEKQPATKSRAHTRARNRKFIKTIILE
- a CDS encoding PIN domain-containing protein; amino-acid sequence: MSFYLIDTDIASFIFKGSDYADPYLPYLTDQQLAMSFMTVAELFQWAILRQWGDRRFTQLEQYLSNYLIIPVDQSLCREWAYIRAKRQSAGRPISPQDAWIAATALR